The Euphorbia lathyris chromosome 2, ddEupLath1.1, whole genome shotgun sequence genome includes a window with the following:
- the LOC136218727 gene encoding vacuolar cation/proton exchanger 5-like codes for MDYKLQVVGVQSQVEMGSVAENCSVDEFEEENLFIPESGVQKMQSNHAEFGPVSSSYPAGSKRWTKTVFRSVKLVVFSSKLNLLMLFGPLAILVHIFSGHSGWVFTLSLLSITPLAERLGYATEQLAFYTGPTVGGLLNATFGNATELIIAIYALKSHMIRVVQLSLLGSILSNMLLVLGCAFFCGGLVHHKKEQVFNKATAVVNSGLLLMAVMGLLFPAVLHYTHTEVHYGKSELALSRFSSCVMLVVYACYLFFQLRGQTDTYSPPSEEGTENEEGADNGDADDEIPELSKWESIVWLGIMTSGISVLSEYLVDAIEGCSLAWDIPISFIGVILLPIVGNAAEHASAIMFAMKNKLDISLGVAIGSSTQISMFAIPFCVVVGWVMGQPMDLNFQLFETATLFITVLVVAFFLQEGTSNYFKGLMLILCYVIVAASFYVHEDSNSDDTTSEP; via the exons ATGGATTACAAGTTACAAGTGGTAGGAGTTCAATCACAAGTTGAA ATGGGTTCAGTTGCTGAAAATTGTTCTGTGGACGAGTTTGAGGAGGAGAATCTTTTCATTCCAGAGTCGGGAGTCCAGAAGATGCAGTCTAATCATGCTGAATTTGGACCTGTGTCTTCTAGTTATCCTGCTGGTAGTAAGAGATGGACGAAAACTGTCTTTAGGAGTGTGAAGCTTGTAGTTTTTTCTAGTAAATTGAATTTGCTTATGCTCTTTGGGCCTCTTGCTATCCTTGTCCACATATTTTCAGGGCACAGT GGATGGGTCTTCACTCTGAGTTTATTGAGTATAACACCTTTGGCTGAGCGTTTAGGTTATGCCACAGA GCAACTGGCTTTTTATACAGGACCAACAG TTGGTGGTCTTCTCAATGCCACATTTGGAAATGCAACGGAACTAATTATTGCAATTTATGCACTGAAAAGTCATATGATACGCGTTGTTCAGTTGTCATTACTAGGTTCAATTTTGTCAAACATGTTGCTGGTGCTTGGCTGTGCATTCTTTTGTGGCGGGCTTGTTCATCATAAAAAGGAACAGGTCTTTAACAAG GCAACTGCTGTTGTGAATTCGGGATTACTGTTGATGGCTGTAATGGGACTGCTCTTTCCTGCTGTCTTGCACTATACTCACACAGAGGTGCATTATGGGAAGTCAGAGTTAGCTCTTTCAAGATTTAGCAGTTGTGTTATGCTTGTGGTGTACGCCTGCTACCTTTTTTTCCAATTAAGAGGTCAAACAGATACATATTCTCCTCCTTCTGAG GAAGGAACTGAGAATGAGGAGGGTGCAGATAATGGCGATGCTGATGATGAAATACCAGAGCTTTCCAAGTGGGAATCAATTGTTTGGCTTGGAATAATGACGTCTGGGATCTCTGTTCTATCAGAGTACTTGGTTGATGCCATAGAG GGTTGCTCTCTTGCATGGGATATACCAATTTCGTTCATTGGTGTTATCTTGCTTCCAATTGTGGGGAATGCTGCGGAGCATGCAAGTGCTATCATGTTTGCAATGAAAAACAAACTT GATATATCATTGGGAGTGGCAATAGGCTCATCAACACAGATATCCATGTTTGCA ATACCTTTCTGTGTGGTTGTTGGATGGGTGATGGGGCAGCCTATGGATTTGAACTTCCAGCTCTTTGAAACAGCTACTCTTTTCATAACTGTACTAGTTGTAGCCTTCTTTCTGCAG GAAGGAACCTCTAATTACTTCAAAGGACTAATGCTCATACTTTGTTATGTAATTGTTGCTGCTAGTTTCTATGTGCATGAAGATAGTAATTCAG ATGATACGACGTCAGAACCGTAG